The following are from one region of the Arachis duranensis cultivar V14167 chromosome 10, aradu.V14167.gnm2.J7QH, whole genome shotgun sequence genome:
- the LOC107471968 gene encoding B3 domain-containing transcription factor VRN1 isoform X2, giving the protein MTSKPVRFFKKLPKNFSRKYGASLPKPVFLKPPNGTEWKVDWTMHDAAVVFENGWKEFVTYYSIDHGHVLKFEYNGNSKLGVQICDKSGLEIKYPFNVNQQEKVNIIEISDEEVQAFDEMPQRQNNRRKSPKSQLNQRNGNQSQGTSFLKSTSTSIEKELDGDEEDKSKDSISIKDRKETQTTSKVTSPLAETSGTLKEAEKFTSKNPFFIINVTKKFLDQSRPNVPIDFVKKYLKQKQYAMVRFRNKLWPLKLLPYVTKKESIRLSTGWNLFAKASELQAGDVCIFELINMTNSEFDVHFFRSHS; this is encoded by the exons ATGACATCCAAACCAGTCCGTTTCTTCAAG AAACTCCCAAAGAATTTCAGTAGAAAATATGGTGCTTCTTTACCAAAGCCTGTGTTTCTCAAGCCTCCAAATGGAACTGAATGGAAAGTAGATTGGACTATGCATGATGCTGCTGTTGTGTTTGAAAATGGTTGGAAAGAGTTTGTTACATATTACTCTATAGATCATGGGCATGTGTTGAAGTTTGAATATAATGGAAATTCCAAATTGGGGGTTCAAATTTGTGACAAGAGTGGCCTTGAAATAAAGTATCCTTTCAATGTTAATCAACAAGAAAAGGTTAACATTATTGAGATCAGTGATGAAGAAGTTCAAGCGTtcgatgaaatgcctcaacgaCAAAACAATAGAAGGAAATCACCAAAGTCTCAGCTTAACCAAAGGAATGGTAATCAGTCTCAAGGGACAAGTTTTTTGAAGTCAACATCAACATCCATTGAAAAAGAATTAGATGGTG ATGAAGAAGATAAAAGTAAGGATAGCATTTCCATTAAAG ATAGAAAGGAAACTCAAACAACTTCAAAGGTTACAAGTCCCCTCGCTGAAACAAGTGGTACTCTGAAGGAAGCTGAGAAATTCACCTCAAAAAATCCGTTTTTCATCATAAATGTAACGAAAAAATTTCTGGACCAAAGCAGACCG AATGTACCAATTGACTTTGTCAAAAAGTACCTCAAGCAAAAGCAGTATGCCATGGTAAGGTTTAGAAATAAATTGTGGCCTTTGAAGTTGCTGCCTTATGTAACAAAAAAGGAATCAATCCGGTTGTCCACTGGTTGGAACTTGTTTGCTAAAGCAAGTGAATTGCAAGCTGGAGATGTTTGCATCTTTGAGCTGATCAACATGACAAATTCAGAGTTTGATGTTCACTTCTTTAGATCTCACTCCTAA
- the LOC107471968 gene encoding B3 domain-containing transcription factor VRN1 isoform X1, which yields MTSKPVRFFKVIISQSLQQGILKLPKNFSRKYGASLPKPVFLKPPNGTEWKVDWTMHDAAVVFENGWKEFVTYYSIDHGHVLKFEYNGNSKLGVQICDKSGLEIKYPFNVNQQEKVNIIEISDEEVQAFDEMPQRQNNRRKSPKSQLNQRNGNQSQGTSFLKSTSTSIEKELDGDEEDKSKDSISIKDRKETQTTSKVTSPLAETSGTLKEAEKFTSKNPFFIINVTKKFLDQSRPNVPIDFVKKYLKQKQYAMVRFRNKLWPLKLLPYVTKKESIRLSTGWNLFAKASELQAGDVCIFELINMTNSEFDVHFFRSHS from the exons ATGACATCCAAACCAGTCCGTTTCTTCAAGGTTATAATCTCACAATCTCTTCAACAAGGGATACTT AAACTCCCAAAGAATTTCAGTAGAAAATATGGTGCTTCTTTACCAAAGCCTGTGTTTCTCAAGCCTCCAAATGGAACTGAATGGAAAGTAGATTGGACTATGCATGATGCTGCTGTTGTGTTTGAAAATGGTTGGAAAGAGTTTGTTACATATTACTCTATAGATCATGGGCATGTGTTGAAGTTTGAATATAATGGAAATTCCAAATTGGGGGTTCAAATTTGTGACAAGAGTGGCCTTGAAATAAAGTATCCTTTCAATGTTAATCAACAAGAAAAGGTTAACATTATTGAGATCAGTGATGAAGAAGTTCAAGCGTtcgatgaaatgcctcaacgaCAAAACAATAGAAGGAAATCACCAAAGTCTCAGCTTAACCAAAGGAATGGTAATCAGTCTCAAGGGACAAGTTTTTTGAAGTCAACATCAACATCCATTGAAAAAGAATTAGATGGTG ATGAAGAAGATAAAAGTAAGGATAGCATTTCCATTAAAG ATAGAAAGGAAACTCAAACAACTTCAAAGGTTACAAGTCCCCTCGCTGAAACAAGTGGTACTCTGAAGGAAGCTGAGAAATTCACCTCAAAAAATCCGTTTTTCATCATAAATGTAACGAAAAAATTTCTGGACCAAAGCAGACCG AATGTACCAATTGACTTTGTCAAAAAGTACCTCAAGCAAAAGCAGTATGCCATGGTAAGGTTTAGAAATAAATTGTGGCCTTTGAAGTTGCTGCCTTATGTAACAAAAAAGGAATCAATCCGGTTGTCCACTGGTTGGAACTTGTTTGCTAAAGCAAGTGAATTGCAAGCTGGAGATGTTTGCATCTTTGAGCTGATCAACATGACAAATTCAGAGTTTGATGTTCACTTCTTTAGATCTCACTCCTAA